A single region of the Vicia villosa cultivar HV-30 ecotype Madison, WI linkage group LG4, Vvil1.0, whole genome shotgun sequence genome encodes:
- the LOC131595676 gene encoding pentatricopeptide repeat-containing protein At5g39710, whose product MKPPNLNLSISPKDTIMANKAITYLKRHPQNLPSLSPHFTPQAATYLLLTSQNNKSLILNFLNWANSKPHPFFTPHCQTLTLHILTRFNLFKTAQTLAQNLITSSNNTTSLVFNLLQETYHSCNSSSAVFDLLIKSYSQLNLIENAIHTLHLANRHGFSPGVLSYNSILDSILRNGADRLSIQHGNRVFNDMIHNNVSPNIYTYNVMIRGMVSAGNLDSGLRLIREMEAKGCLPNVVTYNTMITAYCKENKLEEAFGLLRIMAKNRVEPNLISYNAVINGLCSQGRMNETMEVIEEMNSNGLSPDCITYNTLVNGFCKDGNFHQALVLLHEMAGKGLSPNVVTYTTLINGMCKVKNLSRAMELLDHMRVRGLSPNERTFTTLVDGFCRQGLMNEAYKVLSEMIDSGFSPSVVTYNAIVNGFCCLGRVEEAVEVLKGMVDKGLFPDVVSYSTVISLFCRNGDLGKAFQMKVEMIEKGILPDVVTYSSLIQGLCQQRKLSEAFDLFREMLGRGLSPDEVTYTSLMNGYCVEGELSKALDLHDEMMHNGFLPDVVTYSVLINGLNKKARTREAKKLLLKLLYDESVPNDVTYNTLIENCSDNEFKSVVGLVKGFCMKGLMDEADQVFETMHQRNFKPDGAVYNLMIHGHCRRGNARKAYNMYTEMVRCGFVSHMVTVISLIKALSKDGMNDELSLVMQNILSSCTVNDAELPKALVQINFKEGNMDAVLTMLTEMANDGLLPDGGDYSRASASA is encoded by the coding sequence ATGAAACCCCCGAATCTCAACCTCTCAATTTCTCCCAAAGACACCATCATGGCCAACAAAGCAATCACCTACCTAAAACGCCACCCACAAAACCTCCCATCACTCTCACCTCACTTCACTCCCCAAGCAGCCACCTACCTTCTCCTCACTTCCCAAAACAACAAATCCCTAATCCTCAATTTCCTCAACTGGGCCAACTCCAAACCCCACCCTTTCTTCACCCCCCATTGCCAAACCCTAACCCTCCACATCCTCACTCGCTTCAACCTCTTCAAAACCGCTCAAACCCTAGCTCAAAACCTCATCACATCCTCAAACAACACCACCTCCCTCGTTTTCAATCTCCTCCAAGAAACCTATCACTCATGTAACTCGTCTTCTGCAGTTTTCGATTTACTAATCAAATCATATTCCCAGCTTAACCTAATCGAAAACGCTATTCACACCCTCCACCTCGCTAACCGCCACGGTTTCTCCCCGGGAGTATTGTCTTATAACTCAATCCTCGATTCAATACTCCGGAATGGGGCTGACCGGTTATCAATTCAGCACGGTAACCGTGTCTTCAATGACATGATTCATAACAATGTGTCGCCGAATATATATACTTACAATGTAATGATCCGTGGAATGGTTTCCGCGGGGAATTTGGATTCTGGTCTCCGTCTTATTCGTGAGATGGAGGCTAAAGGCTGTTTGCCGAATGTTGTGACTTATAACACCATGATAACTGCTTATTGTAAAGAGAATAAACTCGAGGAAGCGTTTGGTTTGTTGAGAATTATGGCTAAGAACCGGGTTGAGCCTAATTTGATTTCTTATAATGCTGTTATTAATGGTTTGTGTAGTCAAGGGAGGATGAATGAGACGATGGAAGTGATTGAGGAGATGAATTCAAATGGTTTGAGTCCTGATTGTATTACGTATAACACGCTTGTGAATGGGTTTTGTAAAGACGGGAATTTTCATCAGGCGCTTGTTCTTCTTCATGAGATGGCTGGTAAGGGTTTGTCGCCTAATGTTGTTACGTATACTACTTTGATTAATGGTATGTGTAAGGTTAAGAATTTGAGTCGTGCGATGGAGCTTTTAGATCATATGCGTGTTAGGGGACTTAGTCCTAATGAGAGAACTTTTACAACTTTAGTTGATGGGTTTTGTAGGCAAGGGTTAATGAATGAAGCTTATAAGGTTTTGAGTGAAATGATTGATAGTGGATTTTCGCCTTCGGTTGTTACTTATAATGCAATTGTAAATGGATTTTGTTGCTTAGGGAGGGTTGAGGAAGCTGTTGAAGTTTTGAAGGGTATGGTTGATAAGGGTTTGTTTCCTGATGTTGTTAGTTATAGTACTGTTATATCTTTGTTTTGCCGAAATGGGGATTTGGGAAAAGCATTTCAAATGAAGGTGGAAATGATTGAGAAGGGCATATTGCCTGATGTTGTGACGTATTCGTCGCTCATACAAGGTTTATGTCAACAAAGGAAATTGTCAGAAGCTTTTGATCTTTTCCGAGAGATGTTGGGGCGAGGTTTATCGCCTGATGAGGTTACTTATACTAGTTTGATGAATGGTTATTGTGTTGAAGGTGAATTGAGTAAGGCTCTTGATTTGCATGATGAAATGATGCATAATGGTTTTTTGCCCGATGTTGTTACTTATAGTGTACTTATTAACGGACTTAATAAGAAAGCTAGGACAAGAGAAGCTAAGAAGCTTCTTCTGAAGTTGTTATATGATGAGTCTGTACCAAATGACGTGACGTACAATACCCTGATAGAAAACTGCAGTGATAATGAATTTAAGAGTGTGGTAGGTCTTGTCAAAGGATTCTGCATGAAGGGTTTAATGGATGAAGCGGATCAAGTTTTTGAGACAATGCATCAGAGGAATTTTAAACCTGATGGAGCTGTATATAATTTGATGATACACGGACATTGTAGGCGTGGTAATGCTCGCAAAGCATATAATATGTATACAGAGATGGTGCGTTGCGGTTTTGTTTCTCATATGGTGACTGTAATTTCTCTCATTAAAGCTCTATCCAAGGATGGGATGAATGATGAGCTGAGTTTGGTAATGCAAAATATATTGAGCAGCTGTACGGTCAATGATGCCGAGCTACCTAAAGCACTTGTCCAGATTAACTTTAAAGAAGGTAACATGGATGCTGTTTTAACTATGCTCACGGAAATGGCCAATGATGGCTTGTTACCTGATGGTGGAGATTATTCACGTGCTTCAGCAAGTGCGTAG